The Streptomyces nigra genome includes the window GACAAGGGATTTGACCGCTTCGCGCAGGACTCCGCGACTGACGCCGATCTCGGCGGCGAGGGTGTCCTCGACGGGCAGCGGGTCGCCGGTCTCCCAGGCGCCGTCGACGATGCGCTGACCGAGTTCGTCGACCACGCGCTGGTGCATGGTCGGGAAGTGCGCCACGGTCTTCGTTCACCCCCTGGACGGCATTCATCGAATCATTTAATGATTGGGGCACAGGGTACGGGCTGCGGGTGCACGCCCGCCAGTGCCGCATCGCCGAGTGGGACGACGTCTGAGCCACGGGAGTGTGCACATGACCGACCGACGCACGACGGATCGCCGCAGCCAGGCATGGTTCGGCGCACAGGGGCGCGGCGGGATGGTGTACCGCTCCTGGATGCGCAACCAGGGTCTCGGGGCGGAGGTGTTCGACGGGCGGCCGGTGATCGGCATCGCGACCAGCGCGTCCGAACTCGCGCCGTGCAACGCCCACTTGACCCGGGTCGCCGAGGCCGTCAAGCGTGGTGTGTGGCAGGCGGGCGGGCTGCCGCTCGCGTTCCCCACGATGGCCACCGGCGAGACGCTGATGCGCCCGACCGCCATGCTGTACCGCAACCTCATGGCCATGGAGGTCGAGGAGCTGATCCGGGCCAACCCGCTCGACGGTGTGGTCCTGCTGTCCGGCTGCGACAAGACGACCCCGGCGATGCTGATGGGCGCGGCCAGCGTGGATCTGCCCGCGGTGATGGTGACCGGCGGGCCGATGCTCAACGGCAAGTACCGCGGCGAGGACGTGGGTTCGGGCACCCATGTGTGGAAGTTCGAGGAGGACCTGAAGACCGGGCGGATGACCGAGGAGGAGTGCTTCTTCGCAGAGGGCTGCATGGCCCGCTCCAACGGTCACTGCATGACGATGGGCACCGCCTCGACGATGGCCTGTGTGGCCGAGGCGCTCGGGATGCAGTTGCCGGGCTCGGCGGCCTGGCCGGCGGTCGACTCCCGGCGGATGGAGACAGCGCAGGCGGCGGGGCAGCGGATCGTGGCCATGGTGGAGGAGGGACTGCGGCCCTCCGACATCCTGACGCGGGAGGCGTTCGAGAACGCCATCCGGGTCAACGCGGCCATCGGCGGTTCCACGAACGCCGTCATCCACCTCACCGCCCTCGCCGGACGCGTGGGCGTCGAGCTGGACCTGGGGGACTTCGACGCGCTGGTGCGCGCGGTGCCGACGCTGGTCAATCTGATGCCGAGCGGCAAGTACCTCATGGAGGACTTCTGTTACGCGGGCGGGCTGCCCGCCGTCATGGCCGAACTGCTCGCGGGGAAGCTGCTGCACGGGAGTGCGGTGACGGTGACCGGTCGTACGGTCTCCGAGAACACCGAGCCGGCCGAGCGGTTCGGCTCCGAGGTCATCACGCCTCTCGACGCCCCGTTCCAACCGGCCGGGACCGGTATCGCCGTCCTGCGGGGCAACCTGTGCCCGGACGGCGCCGTGATCAAGCAGTCCGCGGCCTCACCGCATCTGCTCACCCATCGCGGGCCCGCCCGGGTCTTCGACTCCCCCGAGGCGTATCACGAGGTCGCCGACGACCCGGATCTCGACGTCGACGAGAACACCGTCATCGTCATCCGCAACGCCGGTCCGAAGGGGTATCCCGGCATGCCCGAGGTCTCCAACGTGCCGTTGCCCGCCAAGCTGTTGAAGGCCGGGGTCACGGACATGGTGCGGATCTGCGACGGGCGGATGAGCGGCACCGGCTACGGCACGGTCGTCCTGCACGTGGCGCCGGAGGCCGCCGTGGGCGGACCGCTCGCCCTGGTCCGCGACGGCGATCCCGTCGTCCTCGACGTCCCGAACCGCACGCTGCACCTGGACGTCGACGACGCCGAGCTCGCGCGCCGCCGTCAGGAATGGACACCGCCCGTCGAGCAGTACGCCGGCGGCTACACCTGGCTCTACACCCAGCACGTCGAACAGGCGGACCGCGGCGCCGACTTCACCTTCCTGCGCGGCAGTCGCGGACACGCGGTCCCCCGCGACTCCCACTGAGCCCCGTCACGTCCGCAGTCAGGAGAGCAGCAGCGTGGAATCGGCAACAGCTCGCCCCCGTCCGGTCCTCGACCCCGACGCCGTACTGCCGGACGACGCCGACGGGGCCGTCCTGGTCGCACGCGTCCACGACCCGGAGGCGGACGGGCCGTGCGTGGCGGCGGTGCGCGGCGAGCAGGTCGTCGACCTGACGGCTCACTCCCCCACCGTCTCCGACCTCATGGAGCGCGACGACGCGGCGACCCTCGTCCGCGAGGCCGACGGCGGACGTGCCTGGCCCCTGCGCGACCTGCTGCAGGCACCGCCAGGCCGCCTGGACATACCGCATCTCCTCGCGCCCATCGACCTCCAAGTCATCAAGGCGGCGGGCGTCACCTTCGCCCGGAGCCTGCTGGAACGGGTCATCGAGGAACGCACCGGCGGCGACCCAGCCCAGGCCGCGAGGGTGCGGGCCCGTGTGGTGGAGGTGGTGGGCGGCAGACTCGACGGCATTCGCCCCGGGTCACCGGAGGCGGCCAAGGCCAAGGAACTCCTGCTCACCGAAGGGCTGTGGTCGCAGTACCTGGAGGTCGGCATCGGACCGGACCCGGAGGTCTTCACCAAGGCCCCCGTCCTGTCCGCGGTCGGCACCGGCGCCGAGATCGGCGTCCTCGGCTCCTCCGTGTGGAACAACCCGGAGCCGGAGGCCGTCCTGGTCGTGGACTCGCGCGGCCGGGTGCGCGGCGCGACGCTCGGGAACGACGTCAACCTCCGCGACATCGAGGGACGCAGCGCCCTGCTGCTGTCCCGCGCGAAGGACAACAACGCGTCCTGCGCGATCGGCCCGTTCGTGCGCCTGCTCGACGACGACTTCGACCTCGACGCCGTACGCGCGCTGGACATCGACCTGCGGGTCGAGGGCCCCGACGGCTACATCCTGCGAGGCAGCAGCTCACTGCGCGAGATCAGCCGCGACGTACTGGACCTGGTGGCCGCGACGCACGGAGCACACCACCAATACCCCGACGGCTTCGTCCTGTTCACCGGCACGCTCTTCGCCCCGACGGAGGACCGACAGGCACCCGGCGCCGGCTTCACACACGAGTACGGCGACATCGTCACGATCTCCAGCCCACGACTGGGCGCCCTGGTCAACACGGTCGTGCCCAGCGAGGAGGCGGCGCCGTGGACGTTCGGGGTGGGGGCGCTGATGCGGAGCCTCGCGCGGCGGGGGCTGTTGTGAGCCCCTCAGGGCCGGGCCATGCGCGTGGCGTGCAAGGAGGCCAGGAGGCGTAGGCGGTCCTCGTCGGGTGAGTCTGGTTCCGGCGTGAAGACCAGGAGGAAGGGGCCGGGGCGGCCGGGGAGCGGGTAGGTGCTCCACTCCAGGGTGAGTTCGCCGACGGCGGGGTTGCTGAAGGTCTTGGTGCCGCTCACCGAGGCGCGGACGTCGTGGCGGGCCCACAGGCGGCGGAACTCGGCGCTGCGGATGCTCAGTTCGCCCACGATCGCCGTGGCTCTCGGATGCGTCGGGTCGGCCGCGACGGCCGCGCGCATCATCCCGATGTAGTCCAGCGCCTGCCGTTCCCAGTCGGCGCAGGTACGACCGGCGGTCAGCTCGTCGTCGAAGAGCAGCAGGAGCATGTTCAGGCGGTCGGGCGGGAGGTCGTCCGGGGCGCCGAGCAGTGCCTCGGCATGCTGGTTCCAGGCGAGAAGGTCGAGGTGTCTGCCCAGTACGACCGCCGGGGTGTGCAGGACCCGTAGGAGCCGGTGGGTGCTGTCCGGGACGACCTCGGGCGCGCGGTCCACCTGGGTGCGCTTGGGGCGGCGCGCTGCGTGCGCCAGCGTGAACAGATGCCGGCGCTCCTCGTCGTCGAGGGCGAGCGCGGTCGCCAGGGCGTCCAGGACGCCGTCGGAGGGCCGTACGTCCCTGCCCTGTTCCATCCGCTGGTAGTAGTCGGTGCTCAGACCGGCCAGCAGGGCGAGTTCCTCGCGACGCAGCCCGGTGACCTTGCGGCGGCCTCCGGGCTCCAGGCCGACGTCGGCCGGGTGCAGCCTGTTGCGCCGGGCACGCAGGAAGTCGCCCAGTTCACGGGCGTACGGATGGGGCATGCCGCCAGTGTCCCCCGGCGCCGGCCGCCCAGGGTAGGTCTCGTGGACCTAGGGAAACGGGGACGACGGAGTTCGGCCGGACCCCTCCTACCGTCGTGGTCCCCCGGCATCGTCACACCCCCAGGAGCAGCAGATGAGCGGATGGACCGTCGACCACATCCCCGATCAGCACGGCAAAATCGTCGTCGTCACCGGCGCGAACTCCGGGCTCGGCCTGGTCACGGCAACCGAGCTGGCCCGGCGCGGGGCGCATGTCGTGCTCGCCGTGCGCAATCTTGCCGCGGGTGAGGAGGCCGCCCGCCGCATCCGGGGCACCACCGAGGTCCGTGAGCTCGACCTGGCGTCGCTGGCGTCGGTGCGGGCGTTCGCCGCGAGACTCACCGCCGACCACCCCTCGGTCGACGTGCTGGTCAACAACGCCGGCCTGGTGCATCTCGGACCCCGCCGGACCACCGCCGACGGGTTCGAACTGCACCTCGGCACGAACATGCTGGGGCCCTACGCCCTGACCGGTCTGCTGCTCGACGCGCTGGCCGCGGGGTCCGGCGGCCGGGTGGTGTCCCTCAGCTCGATCACCCACAAGAACGCACACATCGACTTCGACGACCTGATGTCCGAGCGCGGCTATCGGGCGGCCCCCGCCTACGGGCGCTCCAAGCTCGCCACCACCCTCTTCGGTGTCGAACTGGACCGGCGGCTGCGGCGCGCCGGACTGCCCGTGGTCAGCGCGCTGGCCCATCCGGGACTGACCCGCACCAATCTCACCCCGCGGGCCTGGGAGCACCGTGGCCGGCTCGGGCGGGTGATCGCGGCGGGGGGTGTGCTCGCCGCCCAGTCCGTGGAGCAGGGGGCGCTGCCGCAGTTGCGCGCGGCGGCTGACCCGGGCGTGCGGGGCGGGCAGTTCTTCGGGCCCGGGCGGCTGTGGGAGACCCGTGGGCCGGTGACCGAGGCCCGCCTCGGCAGGGAGGCCGCCGACCCGGCCGTCGCCCGTCGTCTGTGGGCGGCCGCGGAGGACCTGACCGGCGTCCGTCACCCCTGAGAGGCGGGTGCGGGCGCTCCTGACCAGCGCCGCGCACCCGCCTGTTCAGGTGGTCGGTTCCTGCAGGATCGTGGCGTGCAGCCGCCGTGTGTGGTCCACGTGGCGCTCGGCTCCGGTCAGCGTCACCCGGGCCGTCAGACGCCGGTCCGCGCTGGAGGCCGACAACCGGAGTTCCAGATCGCCCGGTTCGACGATGCGTCGGCCGTCGCGTCCGGTGAAGGAGGCCAGGTCGGCAGGGACGGCGATGCGCAGGCGCCGGGCCTCCCCCGGCTCCAGTGCGACCCGGGTGTAGCCGATGAGGCGTTGCATCGGCTGTACGACGGAGGCCACCGGGTCGTGCAGATAGAGCTGGACCACCTCGGTGCCGGACCGCTCCCCCGTGTTGCGGACCGTGAGAGAAAGCGCGAACTCGCCGTCCGTCGGCGCCTCTTGGGCCTCCACAGCCAGGTCCGTCCACTCGAAGCGCGTGTAGGACAGGCCGTGGCCGAAGGCGAACGCGGGGGTCGGGTCGATGGTGGACACCTGGCTGGCGTGCGAGAGGGGCGCCCCGAGGTAGGTGCCCGGCTGGGCGCCCGGCCCGCGCGGCACGCTGACCGGCAGACGTCCGGAGGGATTGACCCGGCCGGCCAGCACTCCGCCGATCGCCCGCGTTCCCTCCTCCCCCGGGAAGAAGGACTGCACGATCGCCGTCGACTTCCCCACCGCGCGGCCGAGGGCGTACGGGCGGCCGGCCAGCAGCACGGTCACCACCGGCGTATCCACGTCCAGCAGCGCGTCGAGGAGTTGTTGCTGCGCGCCGGGCAGGGCGAGTGTCGCGACGTCGCAGCCCTCGCCGCTGGTGCCCCGGCCGAAGAGCCCGGCGCGGTCGCCGAGCACCACCAGGGCGACGTCGGCCTCGCGGGCCAGCCGTGTCGCCTCGGCGAGGCCGGAGAGGTCTCCGTCGTCGACGCCGGTGCCCCGGGCGTACGTGATCTCGGCGTCGGGGAACTCCGCGGCGAGCGTCTCGCGCAGGGTCGGCAGCTCGATGCCGAGCGGGGTGTCGGGGTGGCGGACGCCGATGTGCTGCGGGAAGGAGTAGCAGCCGAGTACGGCGGCGGGTTCGTCGGCGTTGGGGCCGATCAGGGCAATGCGCCGCGGCCGGTCCAGCGGCAGGGTGCCGTCGTTGCTCAGCAGCACGATCGCCTGCTCGGCGAGCGTGCGGGCCAGGGCGCGGTTTGCCGGGCCGTCCAGGTCGATGCGGCCGCGCAGGGCGGACGGGTCGTCCTCGTCCGTCGCGTCGAGCGCTGCCGGCAGGGGGTTCCAGTCGGGGTCGAGCAAGCCCAGGGCCACCTTCTGGGTGAGGATCCGACGTACGGCGCGGTCGACCAGGGCCTCGGGTACGCGGCCGTCGGCGACGGCCTCGGTCAGGGGTGCGCCGTACGTCTTGACGTTGGGCAGTTCGACGTCGATGCCGGCGCGCAGGGCCGTGCCGGCGGCGTCCGCCCAGTCGGCCGCGACGCCGTGCAGGGTCTTCAGGAAGGCGATGGCGAAGTAGTCGGCGACGACGGTGCCGTCGAAGCCCCAGGTGTCGCGGAGCAGTCCGGTGAGCAGGGCCTCGTCGGCGGCGGAGGGGATGCCGTCGGTGTCGGTGTAGGCGTTCATGACGGAGCGGGCGCCGCCCTCGCGGATCGCCATCTCGAAGGGGGGCAGGAGGACGTCGGCGCGTTCGCGCGGTCCCATGGAGGTGGGGGCGAGGTTGCGTCCGGCGCGGGAGGCCGAGTAACCCGCGAAGTGTTTGAGGGTCGCGACGATTCCGGCGGACTCCAGGCCCTGGACGTAGGCGGTGCCGAGGGTGCCGACGAGGTAGGGGTCCTCGCCGATGGTCTCCTCGACGCGGCCCCAGCGGGCGTCCCGAACGACGTCCAGGACGGGGGCGAGGCCCTGGTGCACGCCGACCGAGCGCATGTCGCGGCCGATCGCCTCGGCCATCGCGCGGACCAGGGCGGGGTCGAAGGCGGCGCCCCAGGACAGCGGGACGGGGTAGGCGGTGGCGCCCCAGGCGGCGAAGCCGGCCAGGCACTCGTCGTGGGCGAGGGCGGGGATGCCGAACCGGTTCGTCGCGGCGATCCGGGCCTGGGTACGGGCCAGGGAGAGGGCTCCGAGTGCGGGGTCGACGGGGACCGTGCCGAAGGGGCGGGTCAGTTGGCCCAGGCCGGTGGGCAGGAGGGCGTCGAGGTCGACGGGCTCCTCCATCTCGTGCTGATGGGGGGCGACTTCGCCGCCCTCGTCGGAGGCTCCCACCCAGACTCCGTACAGCTGGGCGGTCTTCTCTTCGAGGGTCATCGCGTCGATGAGGGCGTCGACTCGTGCGGAGACGGGGGCGGTGGGGTCGTTCCAGAGGGCGATGGCGGAGGTGTTCTCTACGGCCACGTCGGCGTTCACTTTCCTCCCACGCCCGTCGGGCCCCCGAGCGGGGAGCGACGGGCGAACCGTTGGACGAGTGGGTCGGTGTCCGCGCCGGTCAGCGGCTGAAGCCCGCGGTCAGGCCGCTGAGCAGCTGACGGCGGCCGAAGGCGTACAGCACCAGGACAGGCAGGGTGGTCAGGACGACGGCGGCGAGTACGGCGGGGACGTTGACGCCGTACTGGCCCTGGAAGGTCCACAGCGCGAGCGGCAGGGTGCGTCGGTCTGGGCTCTGGGTGAGGACCAGCGGCAGCAGGAAGCCGTTCCAGATGGTGAGGGCGTTGAAGATGGACACGGTGAGGATGGCCGGCCGGGTCAGTGGTGCCGCCAGCCGCCACAGCGTCGTCCACTCGGTGGCGCCGTCGCCCCGCATCGAGTCGAACAGTTCCTTGGGCACGTCCCGGATGAAGTTGGCGAGCACCAGCACCGACAGCGGGATGGCGAAGGCGATCGCGGGGAGGATCAGCGCCAGCAGGCTGTCGTAGAGCTGGAGTTTGATGATGATCAGGTAGACCGGGATGATCGTCGCCTGCAGCGGGATGGCCAGGCCCATCAGGAACAGCCCGTTCATGGCCCGCAGGACGCGCATGCGCCAGCCGCGGACGATCGCGTACGCCGCCATGAAGGAGACGACGACCGCGGGTACGACGGCGCCGACGGTCACCACGACGCTGTTGAGGAAGTACTGCAGGAAGTCGGACTCGATGACCAGCCGGTAGTTCTCCAGGGTCGGGTCGCTCGACGGCACGAGCGGGTTGCTCGCGTAGTAGCGGGTGCGGGCCTTGAAGCTGGTGATGAGGGTCCAGTAGAGGGGTACGGCCACGACGGCGAGCCACAGCCATCCGGCCAGGCCGCCGAGCCAGTTGCGCCGGCCGGTCGCCGAGCGGGTGCGGCGTGGCCCCTCGATGTGGGTGGTCTTCCGGGGTCGTGGCGTCTTCGTCAGGGTGGTGGTCACGTCAGGCCCCCTCGAGCTGGCTCGCGCCGGCGTCCCGGCCGCCGAGGCGGCGTAGCAACAGGGCGAGGGCGAGACCGACGAGGACGAGGATGACCGCGATGACGCTGGCCGGTCCCATCAGGCTGGCCTGGAAGCCCCGCTTGTACATGTCGAGGGCGAGGACGCGGGTGGCGTCGCCCGGACCGCCCTCGGTCAGGACGAAGATGAGGTCGAAGAAGGTCAGCGATCCGACGACCATCAGCGTGGACGAGGTGATGATGGTGTACTTCAGCTGCGGCAGCGTGATGCTGAAGAACTGCCGGACCCGCCCGGCGCCGTCCAACTGGGCCGCTTCGTAGAGGGACTTGGGGATCTGCTGGACGCCGCCCTGGTAGATCAGGGAGTGGAACGGGACGAACTGCCAGGAGACGACGAAGATCACGACTCCGAACGCCAGTCCCGGCCGGCCCAGCCAGTCGCGGCTCAGTTCCTGGATGTCGAGGCCCGCGCCCAGCCCGAAGTTGGGGTCGAGCAGGGCTTCGTAGGCGATCGCGATGGCGGCGGAGCTGAGCATCAGCGGGACGAAGTACACGACGCCCAGCACGGCACGGTAGCGCTGGCGGCCCGCCAGGAACGTGCCGAGCAGGATGCTGATCGGTGTCTGTACGGCCCAGGACACGGCCATCACCAGGAACGTCACCCACAGCGCGTGCGGCAGGCCGGGGTCGGAGAGCACCGCGCGCCAACTGGTCAGTCCCGTGGCGCGGATGGTGCCGATGCCGTCCCAGGTGGTGAAGCTCAGCAGGAAGACGCCGACGAGCGGGACCACGGCGAAGCCGACGAAGACCAGCAGCGCCGGCGTCGCCAGCCACGGCAGGATGCTCCGTGACCGGCGGCGCGACGGATGGCCGGTGACCGCACTCATGCGTTGGTGACCGCGTTGAGGTTGCCGGCGAACTGCTTCGGTGAGATGGACAGCTGGAACAGCTTGACGATGTTGTCCAGCAGGGTCTCGGCGGCCGTCGGACTGAGCGCCTGGTCCCAGGACTGGACGAACACCTTGGCCTTGCTGGCGATGTCGTACGTGAACTGCAGGAAGTCGGCGTTGTCGGAGGCGGCGAGCAGCTTCTCCGTGCCCAGCTTGATCGGCACGGACCCGTTGCCGATCCACTGCTTCACCTCCTCTTCCTGGAGGACGCCCTTGGCGAAGTACTCCTTCGCCACCTTCTTCTCCTCGGCGCCGGCCTTCGAGGAGATGGAGAGGTACTGGGCGGGGTTGCCGACGGTGTCGCTGAGGTCGCCCTTGCCGCCTTCGACAGGCGGGAAGGTCATGTAGCCGAGCGAACCGCTGGAGACGAAGTCCCCGCCGTCGGCCTGCTGGATGCCGTACGACCACGCGCCGTGCAGCATCATCGCGGCCCTGCCCGTGTAGAGCAGCGCCTGGTCGGCGTTGGAGTCGGCGGTGATCGAGGAGAAGCCCTTGACGAAGCCGCCGGCCTCGACGAGGTCCTGCAGCTTGGTCAGCGCCTTGATGGCGTCCGGGTGGGACCAGGCGTTCTTCTCACCCTCGATGGCGGCCTGGAAGACCTCCGAGCCGCCGATGCGGTCGAACAGGAACTCCAGCCACATCATGTTCGTCCACCGGGACTGGCCGCCGAGGGCGAACGGCGCGATGCCCTTGGCCTTGAACTTGGGTACCAGCGCCATGATGTCGTCCCAGGACTCCGGCGGCTTCACACCGACCTTGTCGAAGACCTTGCGGTTGTAGTAGAGGATGATCGGCTGGACCGTCTCGCACGGCATCGCGTAGATCTTGCCGTCGACGGTGGCCGCGCCGAACGAGGACGGGAAGAGGCTCTTCTTGAGGTCGGCGTGCTCGCCGAACCAGGAGGTGAGGTCCTCGACCTGGCCCGCCTCGGCGTAGGCCCGCAGCGTTCCGCCGCCCCAGCCCCAGATGATGGTGGGCGCCTGACCGGCACCGATGGCGGTCTTGATCTTCGTCTTGTACGCGTCGTTCTGGTAGGTCGTGTCCTCGATCTGGGTGTCGGGGTTGGCCTTGTTGAAGGCCTTCACGGCGCCGGACCTGACGCCTTCCTGCGGCTGTCCGTTCAGGTACCAGTAGGTGGCACCGCTGCTCTTGCCGGGCCCCGAGGAGCCGCCGCAGGCCGCCAGGGCCGCGGAGGCCGGCACGGCGGCGGCCAGGCCGAGGAGGGTACGTCGAGAGAGCGCCATGATTTTTCTCCGCACTCGGGAGCCGTCGGCGTCCCGTGAGTCATGGTGAAAGGTTTTCGAAAGTTCGCTCTTCGTGCTCTGTCCGAGCAAGCTAGGTTTCGGGCTGATGCCGTGTCAATACGTGTGCAGCGACGTCGTTTCGTGGGCAGAGTCCTTGCAGTTACAGGGCTTGAGCGGGTTCCGAGGGCACCGACGCGGATTCCGAAAGTCTTTCGAAACAGGCTGGCAGGTGGAGGGTGGCGCGAGGTCGGCTCCGGTACGGTTGAGGGGATTCGCCCGCGTGACCCGCCCGGCCGGCGGGTAGCCACACCGGTGGACCTGGAGCTGAGAGGAACCGATGCGACCGAACGCCAGGCGCACCACGTTGGCGGACATCGCCCAGGCAGCCGGGGTCTCCGTGGCGACCGTGTCCAAGGTGGTCAACGGACGCGGTGACGTGGCGGCGCACACCCGCGTCCGGGTGCAGGAACTGCTGCTCCAACACGACTATCTGGCACCGGTGTTCCGCCACACCGAGGCCGTGGAGAGCCCCACCATCGAGGTGCAGTTCCAGGGCGGCCTCAAGTCGTATGTGGCGGAGGCCCTGGAGGGCATCATCGACGCGGCCGCCGCGTCGGGAGCGTCGGTGGTGGTCAGCAAGGCGTCCAGCGCGCCGCACTGGGCCCGGAACCTGGTCTCGGCCGGGCGCCGCGCCGTCATCGCGGTCACCAGCGTGTACACCACGGCCCACATGGACGAACTGGCGCGTTCCGGACTTCCGTTGGTCGTTCTGGACCCCCTGCACCTGCCGGACAGCCGGGTCACCAGCGTCGGGGCGACGAACTTCGCCGGCGGCCTGGCGGCGACACGGCACCTTCTCGCCCTGGGACACCGGCGCATCGCCTATCTCGGCGGACCCGCCATGGCGGTCTGCAACCAGGCACGTATGCACGGCTATCGGGCCGCGATGGAGGCCGAGGGGGCGTGCGTGCCGGATGCCTACGTCCGGCCGGGCGAGTTCACGTACGAGACCGGGCTGCTCGGCGCGGCCGCGCTGCTGGACCTGGACGAGCCTCCTACGGCGGTCTTCGCGGGCAACGACGAGATCGCGCTCGGTGTCGTCGAGACGGCTCGCGCCCGAGGTCTGCGCGTACCGGAGGATCTGAGCGTGGTCGGCTTCGACGACACGAGCCTCGCCGAGATGGCGTCACCGCCGCTGACCACCGTGCGCCAGCCGCTCCGGGAGATGGGCGCCGCGGCGCTGCGGACGGCGCTGAGGCTGGCCAACGGGGAGAAAGTCGAGTCCCATCACATCGAGCTCGCCACGGAGTTGGTCGTGCGGGCGTCCACGGCGGCGCCGCGCGGGTGAGAGTGGGCCGGCCGGTGGCGGCATGAACCGTGGCGGTGGGACGTCATCCGCGCCGACGCCACCAGCGGCCCCGGCGCGGTGCCTTCGCCGGGCCCGGCAGGACGGCGGGAGCGGTCAACTCGGTGAGCAGGCGCCGGTAGGCGGACGGGTGCCTGGCGAAGTCCGCGCCTGCCGCAAGGGCGATGAAGTCGGTGGTGTCCTGCCCGCGGAGCAGGTCGACCGTGGTCTGGGCGAATCGCTCCGCCAGGTTGTCCCGCTCCGCCTCGGCCAGCAGCGGGCGCAGCTCGACGACCGCTTCCGTGGCCCTCGACCGGGCGGCCGGGCCGATCTGCAGCATGGTCCCCAGTCGGGCGGCCGGGGCGGCCGCCTGGAGCGGCCCGTGCAGCCGGTCGGCGAGTGCTCGTGCGGCGGCCGCCGTCTCCCCCGTCTCCGGGCCCGCCTCGCGCAGCACCCAGAGAGCGGTCACCAGCGGGGAACCGAGACCGTTGCCGGCGTCCGGAGGCAGAGTCTC containing:
- a CDS encoding glycoside hydrolase family 3 N-terminal domain-containing protein, which encodes MNADVAVENTSAIALWNDPTAPVSARVDALIDAMTLEEKTAQLYGVWVGASDEGGEVAPHQHEMEEPVDLDALLPTGLGQLTRPFGTVPVDPALGALSLARTQARIAATNRFGIPALAHDECLAGFAAWGATAYPVPLSWGAAFDPALVRAMAEAIGRDMRSVGVHQGLAPVLDVVRDARWGRVEETIGEDPYLVGTLGTAYVQGLESAGIVATLKHFAGYSASRAGRNLAPTSMGPRERADVLLPPFEMAIREGGARSVMNAYTDTDGIPSAADEALLTGLLRDTWGFDGTVVADYFAIAFLKTLHGVAADWADAAGTALRAGIDVELPNVKTYGAPLTEAVADGRVPEALVDRAVRRILTQKVALGLLDPDWNPLPAALDATDEDDPSALRGRIDLDGPANRALARTLAEQAIVLLSNDGTLPLDRPRRIALIGPNADEPAAVLGCYSFPQHIGVRHPDTPLGIELPTLRETLAAEFPDAEITYARGTGVDDGDLSGLAEATRLAREADVALVVLGDRAGLFGRGTSGEGCDVATLALPGAQQQLLDALLDVDTPVVTVLLAGRPYALGRAVGKSTAIVQSFFPGEEGTRAIGGVLAGRVNPSGRLPVSVPRGPGAQPGTYLGAPLSHASQVSTIDPTPAFAFGHGLSYTRFEWTDLAVEAQEAPTDGEFALSLTVRNTGERSGTEVVQLYLHDPVASVVQPMQRLIGYTRVALEPGEARRLRIAVPADLASFTGRDGRRIVEPGDLELRLSASSADRRLTARVTLTGAERHVDHTRRLHATILQEPTT
- a CDS encoding carbohydrate ABC transporter permease: MTTTLTKTPRPRKTTHIEGPRRTRSATGRRNWLGGLAGWLWLAVVAVPLYWTLITSFKARTRYYASNPLVPSSDPTLENYRLVIESDFLQYFLNSVVVTVGAVVPAVVVSFMAAYAIVRGWRMRVLRAMNGLFLMGLAIPLQATIIPVYLIIIKLQLYDSLLALILPAIAFAIPLSVLVLANFIRDVPKELFDSMRGDGATEWTTLWRLAAPLTRPAILTVSIFNALTIWNGFLLPLVLTQSPDRRTLPLALWTFQGQYGVNVPAVLAAVVLTTLPVLVLYAFGRRQLLSGLTAGFSR
- a CDS encoding carbohydrate ABC transporter permease, with the protein product MSAVTGHPSRRRSRSILPWLATPALLVFVGFAVVPLVGVFLLSFTTWDGIGTIRATGLTSWRAVLSDPGLPHALWVTFLVMAVSWAVQTPISILLGTFLAGRQRYRAVLGVVYFVPLMLSSAAIAIAYEALLDPNFGLGAGLDIQELSRDWLGRPGLAFGVVIFVVSWQFVPFHSLIYQGGVQQIPKSLYEAAQLDGAGRVRQFFSITLPQLKYTIITSSTLMVVGSLTFFDLIFVLTEGGPGDATRVLALDMYKRGFQASLMGPASVIAVILVLVGLALALLLRRLGGRDAGASQLEGA
- a CDS encoding IlvD/Edd family dehydratase; translated protein: MTDRRTTDRRSQAWFGAQGRGGMVYRSWMRNQGLGAEVFDGRPVIGIATSASELAPCNAHLTRVAEAVKRGVWQAGGLPLAFPTMATGETLMRPTAMLYRNLMAMEVEELIRANPLDGVVLLSGCDKTTPAMLMGAASVDLPAVMVTGGPMLNGKYRGEDVGSGTHVWKFEEDLKTGRMTEEECFFAEGCMARSNGHCMTMGTASTMACVAEALGMQLPGSAAWPAVDSRRMETAQAAGQRIVAMVEEGLRPSDILTREAFENAIRVNAAIGGSTNAVIHLTALAGRVGVELDLGDFDALVRAVPTLVNLMPSGKYLMEDFCYAGGLPAVMAELLAGKLLHGSAVTVTGRTVSENTEPAERFGSEVITPLDAPFQPAGTGIAVLRGNLCPDGAVIKQSAASPHLLTHRGPARVFDSPEAYHEVADDPDLDVDENTVIVIRNAGPKGYPGMPEVSNVPLPAKLLKAGVTDMVRICDGRMSGTGYGTVVLHVAPEAAVGGPLALVRDGDPVVLDVPNRTLHLDVDDAELARRRQEWTPPVEQYAGGYTWLYTQHVEQADRGADFTFLRGSRGHAVPRDSH
- a CDS encoding fumarylacetoacetate hydrolase family protein — encoded protein: MESATARPRPVLDPDAVLPDDADGAVLVARVHDPEADGPCVAAVRGEQVVDLTAHSPTVSDLMERDDAATLVREADGGRAWPLRDLLQAPPGRLDIPHLLAPIDLQVIKAAGVTFARSLLERVIEERTGGDPAQAARVRARVVEVVGGRLDGIRPGSPEAAKAKELLLTEGLWSQYLEVGIGPDPEVFTKAPVLSAVGTGAEIGVLGSSVWNNPEPEAVLVVDSRGRVRGATLGNDVNLRDIEGRSALLLSRAKDNNASCAIGPFVRLLDDDFDLDAVRALDIDLRVEGPDGYILRGSSSLREISRDVLDLVAATHGAHHQYPDGFVLFTGTLFAPTEDRQAPGAGFTHEYGDIVTISSPRLGALVNTVVPSEEAAPWTFGVGALMRSLARRGLL
- a CDS encoding helix-turn-helix transcriptional regulator, which gives rise to MPHPYARELGDFLRARRNRLHPADVGLEPGGRRKVTGLRREELALLAGLSTDYYQRMEQGRDVRPSDGVLDALATALALDDEERRHLFTLAHAARRPKRTQVDRAPEVVPDSTHRLLRVLHTPAVVLGRHLDLLAWNQHAEALLGAPDDLPPDRLNMLLLLFDDELTAGRTCADWERQALDYIGMMRAAVAADPTHPRATAIVGELSIRSAEFRRLWARHDVRASVSGTKTFSNPAVGELTLEWSTYPLPGRPGPFLLVFTPEPDSPDEDRLRLLASLHATRMARP
- a CDS encoding oxidoreductase; the protein is MSGWTVDHIPDQHGKIVVVTGANSGLGLVTATELARRGAHVVLAVRNLAAGEEAARRIRGTTEVRELDLASLASVRAFAARLTADHPSVDVLVNNAGLVHLGPRRTTADGFELHLGTNMLGPYALTGLLLDALAAGSGGRVVSLSSITHKNAHIDFDDLMSERGYRAAPAYGRSKLATTLFGVELDRRLRRAGLPVVSALAHPGLTRTNLTPRAWEHRGRLGRVIAAGGVLAAQSVEQGALPQLRAAADPGVRGGQFFGPGRLWETRGPVTEARLGREAADPAVARRLWAAAEDLTGVRHP